In the genome of Aureimonas sp. OT7, one region contains:
- a CDS encoding FGGY-family carbohydrate kinase, whose translation MMDAFIGVDVGTGSARAGVFDDTGKLLGTARRDIRIWRGEHDIVEQSSDDIWAAVVASVREAMALSGIEPSAVRGLGFDATCSLVVVGPGGKGLPVGPSEDPARDIIVWMDHRALEQAARINATGHKVLRYVGGVISPEMETPKLLWLKENRPAIFADAEHFFDLADYLTFRATGSLTRSVCTLTCKWTYLAHERRWDPDYFHTIGLGELAEEGFVRIGTDVADIGEPISGGLTQAAAAELGLQPGTAVGAPAIDAHAGGIGTLGASRDGVAAEPASELAFIMGTSSCAMAVTREAAFVDGVWGPYRDSLLPGYWLLEGGQSAYGAGLDFLVSLHPAHAAVRQAAEARGLSLLSELERRAIEAAGSVEEAARLARSLHVVPEFLGNRSPEADPAATAAITGLTLDASENALVRLFVAGLCGLSYGTGDIVRAMAEKGVALDAIVVSGGAARSPLLRRILSDATGMRVVLPKTAEPVLLGSAIIGAVAARAFPDLSGAAAHMCGIGDETVPNPDLAEFHARKRAAYDILRRAEREVRALGR comes from the coding sequence ACCGCGCGGCGGGATATCCGCATCTGGCGGGGCGAGCACGATATCGTCGAGCAGTCTTCGGACGATATCTGGGCGGCGGTCGTGGCCTCCGTCCGCGAGGCCATGGCGCTGTCCGGCATCGAGCCGTCGGCCGTGCGGGGCCTCGGCTTCGACGCTACATGCTCTCTGGTGGTGGTCGGGCCGGGCGGCAAGGGCCTGCCCGTCGGCCCCAGCGAGGATCCCGCCCGCGACATCATCGTCTGGATGGACCACCGCGCGCTGGAGCAGGCCGCCCGCATCAACGCGACGGGGCACAAGGTGCTGCGCTATGTCGGCGGCGTCATTTCGCCCGAGATGGAGACACCCAAGCTTCTCTGGCTGAAGGAGAACCGGCCCGCCATCTTTGCCGATGCCGAGCATTTCTTCGACCTTGCGGACTATCTCACCTTCCGCGCCACCGGCAGCCTGACGCGCTCCGTCTGCACGCTGACCTGCAAATGGACCTACCTTGCGCATGAGAGGCGGTGGGACCCGGATTATTTCCACACGATCGGGCTCGGCGAACTGGCGGAAGAAGGCTTCGTGCGTATCGGCACCGATGTCGCCGACATCGGCGAGCCGATCAGCGGCGGCCTGACGCAGGCGGCGGCAGCGGAGCTGGGGCTCCAGCCCGGCACGGCCGTCGGTGCGCCGGCCATCGACGCCCATGCGGGCGGCATCGGCACTTTGGGCGCCAGCCGCGACGGCGTCGCCGCCGAGCCTGCATCCGAGCTCGCCTTCATCATGGGCACCTCCTCATGCGCCATGGCCGTCACCCGGGAGGCCGCCTTCGTCGACGGCGTGTGGGGCCCGTACCGGGATTCTCTCCTGCCGGGTTACTGGCTGCTGGAAGGGGGGCAATCGGCCTATGGCGCCGGTCTGGACTTCCTGGTATCGCTGCATCCCGCCCATGCCGCCGTGCGGCAGGCGGCCGAGGCGCGGGGCCTGTCGCTGCTCAGCGAGCTCGAGCGCCGGGCCATCGAGGCCGCCGGTTCGGTGGAAGAGGCGGCGCGGCTGGCGCGCAGCCTGCATGTGGTGCCCGAATTTCTCGGCAATCGCTCGCCGGAGGCGGACCCGGCCGCCACGGCCGCTATAACCGGGCTGACGCTGGATGCCAGCGAGAACGCGCTGGTGCGCCTGTTCGTGGCCGGCCTGTGCGGCCTGTCCTACGGTACGGGCGACATCGTCCGGGCCATGGCCGAAAAGGGCGTGGCTCTGGACGCCATCGTCGTATCGGGCGGCGCGGCGCGCTCGCCCCTTCTGCGGCGCATCCTGTCCGATGCCACCGGCATGCGCGTCGTTCTGCCCAAGACGGCCGAGCCGGTGCTTTTGGGCAGCGCCATCATCGGCGCCGTGGCTGCCCGAGCCTTTCCGGATCTGTCGGGGGCCGCCGCCCATATGTGCGGCATCGGGGACGAGACCGTGCCAAACCCTGATCTTGCGGAGTTCCACGCCCGCAAGCGTGCGGCCTACGACATACTCCGCCGGGCGGAGAGAGAGGTTCGCGCGTTGGGCAGGTGA